One Paraburkholderia sp. HP33-1 genomic region harbors:
- a CDS encoding glycosyltransferase family 2 protein, with amino-acid sequence MPKVSIVVPCYNQEEFIADALESVLSQSFSDWECIIVNDGSSDGSDAIIRRYTEKDPRFLALTKQNGGVAAARNFGFSRARGELFVPLDGDDMIHRDFLRLAVERFEAQPDTVLVHPGTQRFGENRKVWRLPTYSYEKLLWQNMIVNTTMYRREAFISAGGYSSEMVYGYEDWEFYVRMLSPESKVQYVDAPLYLYRIKKISRSTELAALGKIEESQRLIYERNRDKYVELAANPINLFGKRMKDFAPSFTARYQRQARYIHAAYGAVIAGLLIVGALLVR; translated from the coding sequence ATGCCGAAAGTTTCCATAGTTGTCCCCTGCTACAACCAGGAAGAATTCATTGCTGACGCTCTCGAATCCGTCCTGAGCCAGTCCTTTAGCGATTGGGAATGCATCATCGTGAATGACGGCTCTAGCGACGGCTCCGACGCAATCATTCGTCGCTACACCGAGAAAGATCCCCGGTTCCTCGCCCTCACGAAGCAAAACGGTGGCGTTGCCGCGGCCCGCAACTTCGGCTTTTCGCGCGCGCGCGGCGAACTGTTCGTGCCGCTTGATGGCGACGACATGATTCACCGGGATTTCCTCCGGCTCGCCGTTGAGCGCTTTGAGGCACAGCCCGACACCGTTCTCGTGCATCCTGGGACACAACGTTTTGGCGAAAACCGCAAGGTGTGGCGATTGCCGACATACAGCTACGAGAAGCTGCTTTGGCAAAACATGATCGTCAATACGACCATGTACCGGCGCGAGGCGTTTATTAGCGCGGGCGGTTATTCGTCGGAGATGGTCTATGGATATGAGGATTGGGAATTCTACGTGCGGATGCTGAGCCCCGAATCAAAGGTTCAGTACGTTGACGCCCCGCTCTACCTCTACCGCATCAAGAAAATCTCGCGCTCCACTGAACTGGCCGCGCTTGGCAAGATCGAGGAATCGCAGCGGCTCATCTACGAACGCAATCGTGACAAGTATGTGGAGCTCGCAGCCAACCCGATCAACCTTTTCGGCAAGCGCATGAAGGACTTCGCACCGTCGTTCACTGCCCGCTACCAACGACAGGCCCGCTACATTCACGCCGCGTATGGCGCGGTGATTGCTGGCCTGCTGATCGTGGGCGCCCTGCTCGTGCGGTAG
- a CDS encoding TspO/MBR family protein encodes MRRLPSLLVFLILTLAAGWAASLSLPDAWYAGLQKPAFNLPNWVFPPVWTVLYVLMAFSAWRVWKRDGLTSAIVLWVVQLLFNAAWMWLFFGLHRPEMGLIDIVILLVLIVMLTYVFWRRDRLAGILLVPYVVWVTYAALLNYALWQMNPAA; translated from the coding sequence ATGCGCCGTCTGCCGTCGCTGCTCGTGTTTCTGATCCTGACGCTGGCGGCCGGCTGGGCCGCGAGTCTGTCGTTGCCGGACGCGTGGTACGCGGGTCTGCAAAAGCCCGCCTTCAATCTGCCGAACTGGGTCTTCCCGCCCGTCTGGACCGTGCTCTACGTGCTGATGGCGTTTTCCGCGTGGCGCGTATGGAAGCGCGACGGCCTTACCTCGGCAATCGTCCTGTGGGTCGTGCAGCTGCTGTTCAACGCCGCATGGATGTGGTTGTTTTTCGGCCTGCATCGGCCGGAGATGGGACTGATCGACATCGTGATCCTGCTCGTACTGATCGTGATGCTGACGTATGTGTTCTGGCGACGTGATCGCCTCGCGGGCATCCTGCTGGTGCCGTATGTCGTGTGGGTCACGTATGCGGCGCTGCTGAATTACGCGCTGTGGCAGATGAATCCGGCTGCTTGA
- a CDS encoding organic hydroperoxide resistance protein yields the protein MNILYKASATSTGGRDGRAVSSDNALDVKLAAPRELGGNGAAGTNPEQLFAAGYSACFLSAMKFVAGQRKQALPADTQVSADVGIGPNDKGGFALDIDLRVSLPGLAPEAAKELVDAAHQVCPYSNATRDNVAVRLHVA from the coding sequence ATGAACATCCTCTACAAGGCAAGCGCAACGAGCACCGGTGGCCGCGACGGCCGCGCCGTATCGTCGGACAATGCATTGGACGTCAAGCTGGCCGCGCCGCGCGAGCTAGGCGGCAATGGCGCAGCGGGCACCAATCCCGAGCAGCTGTTTGCGGCAGGCTATTCGGCCTGTTTCCTGAGCGCCATGAAGTTCGTCGCCGGCCAGCGCAAGCAGGCTCTGCCGGCCGACACGCAGGTTTCCGCCGATGTCGGCATCGGTCCGAACGACAAGGGCGGCTTCGCGCTCGACATCGATCTGCGCGTCTCGCTGCCGGGCCTGGCTCCGGAGGCCGCGAAGGAACTGGTCGACGCAGCGCATCAGGTCTGCCCGTACTCGAACGCCACGCGTGACAACGTTGCGGTTCGTCTGCACGTCGCTTGA
- a CDS encoding extracellular catalytic domain type 1 short-chain-length polyhydroxyalkanoate depolymerase → MAKSLSKIWLRGFKRLLAIQTEHAQKTAKRAQARPVRAATTKPSSKTHPLKPAAALRTPTKREAPRDSRVRPRAAAWASGAWTRSFHSAPAAPGRLVNHLQYGLYIPSGHAREALPLVVMLHGCTQSIDDFAEGTRMNLLADRYGFAVVYPEQSKHAHSHRCWHWYDAAGNAEARAVVSLVDALVEQHGFDRERVYAAGISAGAGLTALLAVKYPEHFAAVALHSGPAFGEARSGVTAMDVMRRGARREPVELVDETTNVAQYPGMPALIVHGDADHVVTPVNADQLATQFLRLNRLIDANGARKAGETREDRKNGIVTRDYLRGGRRVVRVCRVQGLGHAWAGGDDALPFHSSKGPDASAMLWEFFRHQRRTDAGRIAEGLAASSAGR, encoded by the coding sequence ATGGCAAAAAGCCTGTCGAAAATCTGGCTGCGCGGTTTCAAGCGCCTGCTCGCGATCCAAACCGAACACGCGCAAAAAACCGCCAAGCGAGCGCAGGCGCGGCCAGTTCGCGCCGCCACCACCAAACCGTCGAGCAAGACTCATCCACTCAAGCCGGCCGCCGCGCTGCGCACGCCCACGAAACGCGAAGCGCCGCGCGATTCGCGCGTGCGTCCGCGCGCGGCCGCGTGGGCGAGCGGCGCATGGACGCGCTCGTTCCATTCCGCGCCGGCCGCACCCGGCCGGCTCGTCAATCACCTGCAGTACGGGCTCTATATCCCGTCCGGTCACGCACGTGAGGCGCTGCCGCTCGTCGTGATGCTGCACGGCTGCACGCAGTCGATCGACGATTTCGCCGAAGGCACGCGCATGAACCTGCTCGCCGACCGCTACGGCTTCGCGGTCGTGTATCCCGAGCAGTCGAAGCACGCGCACTCGCACCGCTGCTGGCACTGGTACGACGCAGCCGGTAACGCGGAGGCGCGGGCGGTTGTGTCGCTGGTGGATGCGCTGGTCGAGCAGCACGGGTTTGACCGCGAACGCGTCTACGCTGCCGGGATTTCGGCGGGCGCAGGGCTGACGGCGCTGTTGGCCGTCAAATATCCGGAACATTTTGCCGCAGTCGCGCTGCATTCCGGCCCCGCTTTCGGCGAGGCCCGCTCAGGCGTTACCGCGATGGACGTGATGCGGCGCGGCGCGCGTCGCGAGCCGGTCGAGCTCGTCGACGAAACCACCAACGTCGCGCAGTATCCGGGCATGCCGGCTCTGATCGTCCACGGCGACGCCGACCACGTCGTCACGCCCGTCAACGCGGACCAGTTGGCGACACAGTTCCTGCGCCTGAACCGCCTCATCGACGCAAACGGCGCGCGCAAGGCCGGCGAGACGCGCGAAGACCGCAAGAACGGCATCGTGACGCGCGACTATCTGCGCGGCGGGCGGCGCGTGGTACGCGTGTGTCGTGTACAGGGGCTCGGCCACGCATGGGCCGGCGGTGATGACGCGCTCCCCTTCCATTCATCCAAGGGTCCGGACGCGAGCGCCATGCTGTGGGAGTTTTTCCGGCATCAGCGCCGCACGGACGCCGGCCGCATCGCGGAAGGACTGGCGGCGTCGTCAGCCGGGCGGTGA
- a CDS encoding homoserine kinase: MAVFTAVNESQLAEWMSHYDLGDVVEFRGISSGIENSNFFLTTTRGEYVLTIFEKLTAEQLPFYLDLMRHLAAHRVPVPDPMPRLDGALFGMLLGKPATIVTKLEGAPELAPGVEHCAEVGQMLARLHLAGRDYPRYQPNLRSLPWWRETVPTILPYLEGEQRDLLASELAHQEAFFASADYAALPEGPCHADLFRDNAMFAHAAPDTGHEVRLGGFFDFYFAGCDKWLFDVAVTVNDWCVDLATGKLDAARTEALLRSYQTVRPFTVEENHHWGDMLRAGAYRFWVSRLYDFHLPRAAELLKPHDPGHFERILRERLQGVANPGIHTSCN, translated from the coding sequence ATGGCCGTCTTCACCGCTGTCAACGAATCCCAACTCGCAGAATGGATGAGTCACTACGATCTCGGCGATGTCGTCGAGTTTCGTGGCATTTCGTCCGGCATTGAAAACAGCAACTTCTTTCTGACGACGACGCGCGGCGAATACGTGCTGACGATTTTCGAAAAGCTGACCGCTGAACAACTGCCGTTCTATCTGGATCTGATGCGGCATCTTGCCGCTCACCGCGTGCCGGTGCCGGATCCGATGCCGCGCCTCGACGGCGCGCTGTTCGGCATGCTGCTCGGCAAACCCGCGACGATCGTAACGAAACTCGAAGGCGCGCCCGAGCTCGCGCCGGGCGTCGAGCACTGCGCCGAGGTCGGCCAGATGCTTGCGCGCTTGCACCTGGCGGGCCGCGACTATCCGCGTTATCAGCCGAATCTGCGCAGCCTGCCGTGGTGGCGCGAAACCGTGCCGACGATCCTGCCGTATCTCGAAGGCGAGCAGCGCGATCTGCTGGCGTCCGAGCTTGCGCATCAGGAAGCGTTCTTCGCATCGGCCGATTACGCCGCGCTGCCCGAGGGCCCGTGCCACGCCGACCTGTTCCGCGACAACGCGATGTTCGCGCACGCGGCGCCCGACACCGGCCACGAAGTGCGGCTCGGTGGCTTCTTCGATTTCTATTTCGCCGGCTGCGACAAGTGGCTGTTCGACGTCGCGGTGACGGTCAACGACTGGTGCGTCGACCTCGCAACAGGCAAGCTCGACGCCGCGCGCACCGAGGCGCTGTTGCGCTCGTATCAGACGGTGCGGCCGTTCACCGTCGAGGAAAACCATCACTGGGGCGACATGCTGCGTGCGGGCGCGTACCGTTTCTGGGTCTCGCGCCTGTATGATTTTCATTTGCCGCGCGCGGCGGAACTGCTGAAGCCGCACGACCCCGGCCATTTCGAACGCATTCTGCGCGAGCGCCTGCAGGGCGTCGCGAATCCAGGCATCCATACCTCATGCAACTGA
- a CDS encoding BPSS1780 family membrane protein encodes MQLIEVPAKTGYVWFRQGIWLFRKNPLAFLTLFFTYLLVMTLVSQIPVVGGVLPLLFIPGVAVGFMAACRNTIAGKPVFPTILVDGFHSYGPVVTRRLLVLGVLYVIAMALVLAGSALADGGMLLKVMLGSASMDENTIANSNIPLAVITALAFYVPVAMLFWFSPILAAWHDVPPIKAMFFSVVSCWRNRGAFIVFAALWFAVATVVSLGLSALMQALGAADFAFAILMPATMIVTTMLYCSFYATYRGCFGVQTPQTPDLPTTPAA; translated from the coding sequence ATGCAACTGATCGAAGTCCCCGCGAAAACCGGCTACGTGTGGTTCCGCCAAGGCATCTGGCTGTTCCGCAAGAATCCGCTCGCCTTCCTGACGCTGTTCTTCACCTATTTGCTGGTGATGACGCTCGTGTCGCAGATTCCGGTGGTCGGCGGCGTATTGCCGCTGCTGTTCATTCCGGGCGTCGCGGTCGGCTTCATGGCAGCGTGTCGCAATACGATCGCGGGCAAACCGGTGTTTCCGACCATCCTCGTCGACGGCTTTCATTCGTATGGCCCGGTGGTCACGCGGCGCCTGCTCGTGCTCGGCGTGCTCTATGTCATCGCGATGGCGCTCGTGCTGGCCGGCTCGGCGCTCGCCGACGGCGGCATGCTGCTGAAGGTGATGCTCGGCAGCGCGTCGATGGATGAGAACACGATTGCCAACAGCAATATCCCGCTTGCGGTCATCACCGCACTAGCGTTTTATGTACCGGTCGCGATGCTCTTCTGGTTTTCGCCGATCCTGGCCGCCTGGCACGACGTGCCGCCCATCAAGGCGATGTTCTTCAGCGTCGTCAGTTGCTGGCGCAATCGCGGCGCTTTCATCGTGTTCGCAGCGCTGTGGTTCGCGGTCGCGACGGTCGTGTCGCTCGGGCTGTCCGCGCTGATGCAGGCACTCGGCGCGGCCGACTTCGCGTTCGCGATCCTGATGCCCGCCACGATGATCGTCACGACGATGCTGTACTGCTCGTTCTACGCGACCTATCGCGGCTGCTTCGGCGTACAAACGCCGCAAACGCCGGATCTGCCGACCACGCCGGCAGCCTGA
- a CDS encoding phosphatase PAP2 family protein — MPELPIHLWYSITNLGGAGMTLPLALAIALWLAAGYSWRLAACWLTLLGTAIGVVTLTKIAFLGWGVGVRELDFTGVSGHSMLSTAVYPVTLFLMLLPARRSVRLLGVLAGLAAGIAVGLSRVVLSAHSPSEAVTGCVVGAFAALVFVRVAWDAQPGQLSALPVAVSMMVLAIAMHGVHVPTQRWVTHIALKVSGHDRPFIRAKWKATRDARPVAAPLSQILTLEPAGASDI; from the coding sequence ATGCCCGAATTACCAATCCACCTGTGGTATTCGATCACCAACCTCGGCGGCGCAGGTATGACGCTGCCGCTCGCGCTCGCTATCGCGCTGTGGTTGGCGGCCGGCTACTCGTGGCGGCTCGCGGCCTGCTGGCTCACCCTGCTCGGCACGGCGATCGGCGTCGTGACCTTGACCAAGATCGCCTTCCTCGGCTGGGGCGTCGGCGTGCGCGAACTCGATTTCACTGGCGTCAGCGGTCATTCCATGCTGTCCACGGCCGTCTATCCGGTCACGCTATTTTTGATGTTATTACCCGCGCGGCGCTCCGTCCGGCTGCTCGGCGTGCTGGCGGGGCTTGCCGCCGGCATAGCGGTGGGCTTGTCGCGCGTCGTGCTGAGCGCGCATTCGCCGTCCGAAGCGGTGACCGGCTGCGTCGTCGGCGCGTTCGCCGCGCTCGTGTTCGTGCGCGTCGCGTGGGATGCGCAGCCGGGCCAGCTGTCGGCGCTGCCGGTCGCCGTCAGCATGATGGTGCTGGCCATCGCGATGCACGGCGTGCACGTGCCGACGCAACGCTGGGTCACGCATATCGCACTGAAAGTGTCCGGCCACGACCGGCCATTCATCCGCGCGAAATGGAAGGCCACCCGTGACGCCCGTCCGGTGGCCGCGCCCCTGTCGCAAATACTCACACTCGAGCCGGCCGGCGCGTCGGACATCTGA
- a CDS encoding AMP nucleosidase, whose translation MNNDINQRTVQTPANSFPTEGFDDAAEAVTRLAAIYEANTSFLRDAFARYRRNELFNHRVRACYPFVRVRTEVNTHIDSRRSYGFVAGPGVFETTVTRPDLFGNYYREQLRLLAKNHHVQIEVGVSDQPIPIHFAFAEGIHLEGDLDRERLFLMRDIFDTPDLALLDDRIVNGTYEPLPGEPHPLALFTAARVDFSLHRLKHYTATSPTHVQNYVLYTNYQFYIDEFVKLGRGMMAHTDDEELRAYRSEYTSFVEPGDVITYNENLGEQAQEGTPPPRLPQMPAYHLKRADGSGITMINIGVGPSNAKTITDHIAVLRPHAWIMLGHCAGLRNTQRLGDYVLAHGYVREDHVLDADLPLWVPIPALAEVQVALERAVAQVTQLDGVELKRVMRTGTVASVDNRNWELRDHREPVQRLSQSRAIALDMESATIAANGFRFRVPYGTLLCVSDKPLHGELKLPGMADQFYRAQVDQHLQIGVKAMELLRMNGLHRLHSRKLRSFAEVAFQ comes from the coding sequence ATCAACAACGATATCAATCAGCGTACGGTGCAGACTCCCGCCAACAGCTTCCCGACCGAAGGCTTCGACGACGCGGCCGAGGCCGTCACCCGCCTCGCCGCGATCTACGAGGCGAACACGTCGTTCCTGCGCGATGCGTTCGCGCGCTATCGCCGCAACGAGCTGTTCAACCATCGCGTGCGCGCCTGCTATCCGTTCGTGCGCGTGCGCACCGAGGTCAACACGCATATCGATTCGCGCCGCTCGTACGGGTTCGTCGCGGGGCCGGGCGTGTTCGAGACGACCGTCACGCGGCCCGACCTGTTCGGCAACTACTATCGCGAGCAACTGCGGCTGCTGGCGAAGAACCATCACGTGCAGATCGAGGTCGGCGTGTCGGACCAGCCGATTCCGATTCATTTCGCGTTCGCCGAGGGTATCCACCTCGAAGGCGATCTGGACCGCGAGCGCCTGTTCCTGATGCGCGACATCTTCGACACCCCGGACCTAGCGCTGCTCGACGACCGCATCGTCAACGGCACGTACGAGCCGCTGCCGGGCGAGCCGCATCCGCTTGCATTGTTTACGGCCGCGCGCGTCGATTTTTCGCTGCATCGGCTGAAGCACTACACGGCGACCTCGCCGACGCATGTGCAGAACTACGTGCTGTACACGAACTATCAGTTCTACATCGACGAATTCGTGAAACTCGGCCGCGGCATGATGGCCCATACCGACGACGAGGAGTTGCGCGCCTATCGCAGCGAATACACGTCGTTCGTCGAGCCGGGCGACGTCATCACGTACAACGAGAATCTCGGCGAGCAGGCGCAGGAGGGCACGCCGCCGCCGCGTCTGCCGCAGATGCCGGCGTATCACCTGAAGCGCGCGGACGGCAGCGGCATCACGATGATCAACATCGGAGTCGGGCCGTCGAATGCGAAGACGATCACCGATCACATCGCGGTGCTGCGTCCGCATGCGTGGATCATGCTCGGCCACTGCGCGGGGCTGCGCAACACGCAGCGTCTCGGCGACTACGTGCTCGCGCACGGCTATGTGCGCGAAGATCATGTGCTCGATGCCGATCTGCCGCTGTGGGTGCCGATTCCGGCGCTCGCCGAAGTGCAGGTCGCGCTCGAGCGTGCGGTCGCGCAGGTCACGCAGCTCGATGGCGTCGAGCTGAAGCGCGTGATGCGCACCGGGACCGTGGCGAGCGTCGACAATCGCAACTGGGAGCTGCGCGATCACCGCGAGCCGGTGCAGCGGCTGTCGCAGAGCCGCGCGATCGCGCTCGACATGGAAAGCGCGACGATCGCCGCGAACGGCTTCCGCTTCCGCGTGCCTTACGGCACGTTGCTGTGCGTGTCGGACAAGCCGCTGCACGGCGAGTTGAAGCTGCCGGGCATGGCCGATCAGTTCTATCGCGCGCAGGTCGATCAGCACCTGCAGATCGGCGTCAAGGCGATGGAACTGCTGCGGATGAATGGGCTGCATCGGTTGCATAGCCGCAAGCTGCGGAGTTTCGCGGAAGTGGCGTTTCAGTAG
- the modA gene encoding molybdate ABC transporter substrate-binding protein: MTLSRHLKQCALCVAAAVSVVVSVNAHADELVVSAAASLTNAFKAVGDAFEQQHPGTKVLLNFGASDVLMQQIVKGAPADVFASADQKAMDMAAAQKVVVPSTRRDFAANSLVLIVPRDSHFAPASLNDLTTANVKRVAFGDPASVPVGRYTQGALKAAGVWDTVSAKAVLASNVRQSLDYVARGEVDAGFVFGTDAAIMPDKVKVAMNLPTQTPITYPIAQVDGSHHAADAQAFIDFVLSPAGQAVLAKYGFKPAH, translated from the coding sequence ATGACACTTTCTCGCCATCTGAAGCAATGCGCGCTGTGCGTCGCAGCCGCCGTCTCTGTTGTGGTCAGCGTGAATGCCCACGCTGATGAACTGGTGGTCTCGGCCGCCGCCAGCCTGACCAATGCGTTCAAGGCGGTCGGCGACGCGTTCGAGCAGCAGCATCCGGGCACCAAGGTCCTGCTGAACTTCGGCGCGTCGGACGTGCTGATGCAGCAGATCGTCAAAGGCGCGCCCGCCGACGTATTCGCATCCGCGGATCAGAAGGCGATGGACATGGCCGCGGCGCAAAAGGTCGTCGTGCCGTCCACGCGACGCGACTTCGCGGCCAATTCGCTGGTGCTGATCGTGCCGCGCGACAGCCACTTCGCACCCGCCAGCCTCAACGATCTGACGACCGCGAACGTGAAGCGCGTCGCGTTCGGCGATCCGGCTTCGGTGCCGGTCGGCCGCTACACGCAAGGCGCGCTCAAGGCTGCCGGCGTGTGGGACACGGTGAGCGCGAAAGCGGTGCTCGCGTCGAACGTGCGCCAGAGCCTCGATTACGTCGCGCGCGGCGAAGTCGACGCCGGCTTCGTATTCGGCACCGACGCCGCGATCATGCCCGACAAGGTCAAGGTGGCGATGAACCTGCCGACGCAAACGCCGATCACCTACCCGATCGCGCAAGTCGACGGCAGCCACCACGCGGCCGACGCGCAGGCCTTCATCGACTTCGTGCTGTCGCCGGCCGGCCAGGCGGTGCTCGCGAAGTACGGCTTCAAGCCCGCGCATTGA
- a CDS encoding acyltransferase family protein — translation MNFRKDINGVRAIAVTAVVLYHYGVWPFTGGFVGVDIFFVLSGFLLTSIAYADIQAGTFSIWQFLMRRIRRILPALVIMVAFCVLWAGYFYLPDDYMHFSRVATAAFLMRSNNAFADDVGYFAPDAAQNLLLHTWSLSVEVQFYLVFAVLCGVIWPRPRSRRRVAGAVLFAAIVVASFAWCQWRTVTSLNSAFYLLPSRAWELLAGSATAVYLRSPRSDAAKNVLAIAGLTLLGIAIFGFDTASPYPGWRAIFPVAGTVLLILSQGGFVAPLLHARSLQFVGRISYSVYLWHWPVLLAFRERADCAPSLEETIALLGGSILLGWVSYELVERPTRKRLGNGQTFAGWVMSICVGFALTALLGATHGFPQRLPAYLQPAVQAKIVGNPDESLCMRASDGTKKIKMDGDFCRIGVKSGEPTMMLWGDSFAGRLQSTVDDTAATLGLSGIVATHGGCPPFKGKAFDGSGANVFPGCERYANFVYDYFAQHPTIRLVVIAGEWKRYDANYEGMVLRDIARILARRGGRLVLISAVPHPPEVVPKEWARQQVSVGHAIPEWAAPRDSQSIIFAGGMKITSAAAEVGNVTVVDPFSRLCSSDSCFFVKNDQALFSDGDHLSDVGVKYIAPDIINALKRANDQLIASERQPGVRSSSL, via the coding sequence ATGAATTTTAGAAAAGACATAAACGGGGTGCGCGCCATAGCGGTCACAGCAGTCGTTCTGTACCACTACGGCGTTTGGCCATTCACCGGGGGCTTTGTCGGCGTAGACATTTTCTTTGTCCTATCGGGCTTTCTGCTGACCTCAATTGCCTATGCCGATATACAGGCGGGCACGTTCAGCATTTGGCAGTTCTTGATGAGGCGAATCCGCCGCATCCTGCCAGCGCTCGTGATAATGGTCGCTTTCTGCGTGTTGTGGGCAGGCTATTTCTATCTGCCCGACGACTACATGCATTTTTCGCGAGTCGCGACAGCAGCGTTCCTGATGCGGTCCAACAACGCGTTCGCTGACGATGTCGGGTACTTCGCGCCAGACGCCGCACAAAATCTCTTGCTACATACGTGGTCTTTGTCGGTCGAGGTCCAGTTCTACCTTGTCTTCGCTGTCCTCTGCGGAGTGATCTGGCCACGCCCCAGGAGCAGGCGGCGTGTAGCAGGCGCAGTGTTGTTCGCTGCAATCGTTGTTGCATCGTTTGCCTGGTGCCAATGGCGCACAGTCACTTCGCTGAACTCGGCGTTTTACCTTCTCCCAAGCCGCGCCTGGGAGCTTCTTGCGGGTTCTGCGACCGCAGTCTATCTACGTAGCCCGCGTAGCGATGCCGCCAAAAATGTCCTGGCGATTGCGGGACTGACGCTGCTCGGTATCGCCATCTTCGGCTTTGACACTGCCTCGCCATACCCCGGTTGGAGGGCAATTTTCCCCGTGGCAGGAACGGTCCTGCTGATACTGTCGCAAGGCGGCTTCGTGGCGCCCCTGCTTCATGCGCGCAGTCTGCAATTCGTCGGGCGCATCTCATATTCCGTCTACCTGTGGCATTGGCCCGTTCTGCTTGCCTTTCGGGAGAGGGCAGATTGTGCGCCTTCATTAGAGGAAACGATCGCGCTCCTTGGCGGGAGCATTTTGCTAGGCTGGGTTTCGTATGAGCTTGTTGAGCGTCCGACACGCAAGCGCCTGGGCAATGGCCAGACATTTGCCGGCTGGGTGATGTCCATTTGCGTGGGGTTCGCTCTCACAGCACTGCTGGGGGCGACCCATGGCTTCCCGCAACGGCTTCCAGCCTATCTCCAGCCGGCGGTGCAGGCGAAGATCGTAGGAAATCCGGACGAATCTTTGTGCATGCGCGCAAGCGATGGAACAAAAAAAATAAAGATGGACGGGGATTTCTGCCGCATCGGTGTTAAATCCGGAGAACCCACAATGATGCTGTGGGGCGACTCCTTCGCCGGCAGGCTGCAATCGACGGTCGACGATACCGCGGCAACACTTGGTCTTTCAGGCATCGTGGCGACACACGGCGGCTGCCCGCCATTCAAGGGCAAGGCCTTCGACGGTTCAGGAGCCAACGTCTTTCCTGGATGCGAACGCTATGCCAACTTCGTGTACGACTACTTCGCACAACATCCGACGATCCGCCTGGTGGTCATCGCAGGAGAGTGGAAGCGTTACGATGCGAATTATGAAGGGATGGTGTTGCGGGACATTGCACGCATTCTTGCCAGGCGCGGGGGCCGCCTCGTCCTGATATCAGCCGTTCCTCATCCGCCAGAGGTCGTCCCGAAAGAATGGGCCCGACAACAGGTCAGTGTGGGCCATGCCATTCCCGAGTGGGCAGCCCCTCGCGACAGTCAGTCGATCATCTTCGCCGGCGGCATGAAGATCACCTCCGCTGCTGCCGAGGTCGGCAATGTCACGGTAGTGGACCCGTTCTCCAGGCTATGCTCTAGCGACTCGTGTTTCTTTGTAAAAAACGATCAGGCTCTTTTCTCGGACGGGGACCATCTTAGTGATGTCGGCGTGAAGTACATCGCGCCAGACATCATCAACGCGCTCAAGCGGGCCAATGACCAGCTCATCGCGAGCGAACGCCAGCCGGGCGTGCGTTCATCTTCGTTGTGA
- a CDS encoding DUF3563 family protein produces the protein MYLISRLFLFLTKSPDQLAKERADAYLAEATDLYDLEFRMRKLDREADVRQPSWISQHQG, from the coding sequence ATGTATCTGATTAGCCGCCTGTTCCTGTTTTTGACCAAGTCGCCGGACCAACTCGCGAAAGAGCGCGCTGACGCCTATCTCGCCGAAGCGACCGATCTCTACGACCTCGAATTCCGCATGCGCAAGCTCGATCGCGAGGCGGACGTGCGTCAGCCGTCCTGGATCAGCCAGCACCAAGGGTAA
- a CDS encoding MarR family winged helix-turn-helix transcriptional regulator, producing MTQRPALPFTLDEQLCFALYSTSLAMTKAYKPLLEKLGLTYPQYLAMLVLWETDDVTVKDMATRLNLDPATVTPLLKRLEAQGLVERVRGTDDERLVFIRLTGAGKALKRQAREVPGAILCATQQTPDFLLHLRDDLTRLRATLNDFMDQ from the coding sequence ATGACCCAGCGCCCCGCCCTGCCCTTCACGCTCGACGAACAACTCTGCTTCGCGCTCTACTCGACGTCGCTTGCGATGACGAAGGCGTACAAGCCGCTGCTAGAAAAGCTCGGTCTCACGTATCCGCAATATCTGGCGATGCTCGTGCTTTGGGAAACCGACGACGTCACCGTGAAGGACATGGCCACGCGCCTGAATCTCGATCCGGCGACGGTCACACCGCTGCTCAAGCGGCTCGAAGCGCAGGGCCTCGTCGAGCGCGTGCGCGGCACCGACGATGAGCGCCTTGTGTTCATTCGCCTCACGGGCGCGGGCAAGGCGCTCAAGCGTCAGGCGCGCGAGGTACCCGGCGCAATCCTCTGCGCGACGCAGCAAACGCCGGACTTCCTGCTGCATCTGCGCGACGACCTTACGCGCCTGCGCGCGACGCTCAACGATTTCATGGACCAGTAG